The following are from one region of the Gambusia affinis linkage group LG02, SWU_Gaff_1.0, whole genome shotgun sequence genome:
- the LOC122820445 gene encoding putative proline-rich protein 21: MAMLYSLSSTTCPLQPVLYSPACPLQPVLYSLSSTTCPLQPVLYNLSSTACPLQPSLSSTSRPLQLKYFYLSSTPVLYSPSSTTCPLQPVPYSLSSTARPLQPVLYNLSSTACPLQPVLYSLSSTTCPLQPVLCSPACPLHPVLYNLSSIACPLQPVLYNLSSTARPLQPVLYSLSSTACPLQPVLYSLSSTACPLQPVLYNLSSTARPLQSVLYNLSSIACPLQPVLYSPSSTTCPLQPVLYSPSSTTCPLQPVLYSLSSTTCPLQPVLYNLSSTACPLQPVLYSLSSTACPLQPVLYNLSSTACPLQPVLYNLSSTTCPLAGAISTQSQASCNV, translated from the exons ATGGCGATGCTCTACAGCCTGTCCTCTACAACCTGTCCTCTACAGCCTGTCCTCTACAGCCCAGCCTGTCCTCTACAACCTGTCCTCTACAGCCTGTCCTCTACAACCTGTCCTCTACAGCCTGTCCTCTACAACCTGTCCTCTACAGCCTGTCCTCTGCAGCCCAGCCTGTCCTCTACATCCCGTCCTctacaactgaaatatttctactTGTCCTCTACA CCTGTCCTCTACAGCCCGTCCTCTACAACTTGTCCTCTACAGCCCGTCCCCTACAGCCTGTCCTCTACAGCCCGTCCTCTACAGCCTGTCCTCTACAACCTGTCCTCTACAGCCTGTCCTCTACAACCTGTCCTCTACAGCCTGTCCTCTACAACCTGTCCTCTACAGCCTGTCCTCTGCAGCCCAGCCTGTCCTCTACATCCCGTCCTCTACAACCTGTCGTCTATAGCCTGTCCTCTACAGCCCGTCCTCTACAACTTGTCCTCTACAGCCCGTCCTCTACAGCCTGTCCTCTACAGCCTGTCCTCTACAGCCTGTCCTCTACAGCCTGTCCTCTACAGCCTGTCCTCTACAGCCTGTCCTCTACAGCCCGTCCTCTACAACCTGTCCTCTACAGCCCGTCCTCTACAATCTGTCCTCTACAACCTGTCGTCTATAGCCTGTCCTCTACAACCTGTCCTCTACAGCCCATCCTCTACAACTTGTCCTCTACAGCCTGTCCTCTACAGCCCGTCCTCTACAACTTGTCCTCTACAGCCTGTCCTCTACAGCCTGTCCTCTACAACCTGTCCTCTACAGCCCGTCCTCTACAATCTGTCCTCTACAGCCTGTCCTCTACAGCCCGTCCTCTACAGCCTGTCCTCTACAGCCTGTCCTCTACAGCCCGTCCTCTACAACCTGTCCTCTACAGCCTGTCCTCTACAGCCCGTCCTCTACAACCTGTCCTCTACAACCTGTCCTCTAGCAGGAGCTATTTCAACACAGTCACAGGCATCGTGCAACGTTTGA